CTGGCGGATCGGCGACGCGCAGGTGCGGCTGCTGCGGGTCGGCCGCGGCCTCGGGCGGCGCCCCACCGAGTTCCAGCGCTCCCTGCGACGCCCGCTGGCCTACCCGCCGGGCTACCAGGCCGGCTACCGGATCCAGAAGATCAAGGCCCGGCAGGCCGCGCTGCGCGAGCGCTGGACGGCCCTGGAGGTTGCCGGTGGTCGGCTGCGCGAGGTGTCCGGCAAGGCCGTGCTCACCCCGCTGCGGGCGCTGGCGAAGGCGACCAGCCTCTGGGTCCGCTTCCGGGCCCGTGAGCTGCGCCGGCTGAAGGCCGCCCGGGAAAACCCGGCCACACCGTTGACCAGGCTGTCGATCGCGGCCTGGCAGAAGCTGCTCGGCGACCGGGCCTGGCGCCGGCTCGACCCCGGCCTGTGGGACTACGAGATCGCGTTCGCGCCGGTGATCGACGCGTTGGCGCCCGACATCATCCACGCGCACGACTTCCGGATGGTCGGCGTCGGCGTCCGGGCCCGGATGCGGGCGCGGGCGGTGGGCCGCGACACCCGCCTGCTCTGGGACGCGCACGAGTTCGTCGCCGGGATCAACGGCCGGCCGGACAACCCGCGCTGGCTGCCGGGCCAGGTGTCCTACGTGGCGGAGTACGCGCCGGCCGCCGACGCGGTCGTGACCGTTTCCGACACCCTCGCCGACCTGCTCCAGGAGACCCACGGGCTGGCGTCCCGGCCGCGGGTCGTGCTCAACGCCCCCGCCGCCGACCCGCCGGAGAAGGACCCGAGCATCCCCACGCCCGACCTGCGCGCCCTCTGCGGGGTCGGTCCGGGCACGCCGCTGCTCGTCTACAGCGGCGCCGTCAACCCGTCCCGCGGCGTCGACGTGATGGTCGACGCGCTGCCACAGTTGCCCGACGCGCACATCGCGCTCGTGACGCTGCACCCCAGCGTCAGCGTTCCGGCCGCCGACGCGCTGCGCGAGCGCGCGGTAGCGCTCGGCGTCGCCGACCGCGTCCACCTGTTGCCCTATGTGCCGCACTGGCAGGTCGCCGAGTTCCTGGCCGCGGCCGACGTGGGTGTCGTGCCGATCCTGCACAACCTCAACCACGAACTGGCTCTGATCACCAAGTTCCTGGAGTACGCGCACGCCCGGCTGCCGATCGTGGTCAGCGACGTGCGCACGATGGCCGAGACCACCCGGGCCACCGGCCAGGGCGAGGTCTTCACGGCCGGCGATGTCGACGACTACGTCCGTGCCGTGCGCGCCGTTCTCGCCGACCCGCAGCGCTACCGGGCCGCCTACGACAAGCCCGCGCTGCTGGAGGCGTGGACCTGGGAAGCGCAGACCCGGGTGCTCGACGAGAGCTACGTCGAGCTGATGGGCGGCAGGAAGAGCGGGTCGTAGGTCGGCTGCACCACCGACCAGTCCCAGGTTGCCAGCGCGTGCTCGGCGGCGGCCCGGCCGGCCTCGCGCCACCCGTCGTCGGTCGCGGTCAGCTCCAGGATCCGGGCCGCGGCCTCGGCGGGCGTGCCGACCACCCAGTCGTCGGGGAACACCGTGCGGGCGCTGTGGGCGCGGCCGGCGAAGAACGGCCAGTCGCGCACGACCGGGACGGCACCGCTGGCCGCACCCTCGACCAGCGCGCAGTGGAAGCTCTCCCGCACCGAGGTGCTGAGGATGACGCCGACCTCGGTGAGCACCTTCGGGACGTCGTCGCGCTGGCCCAGCCGGCGCACGGCGCCCTGCGCCTCCAACTCGACGACCTCGCGCTCGAACGCCGTGCAGTAGGCCTTCGCCGCCGCGCTCACGTCGGCGCTCGGCTCCTTGCCGACCAGCACCAGGTTGTAGCGCTCGTCGTGGGCGCGCAGCAGGCGCAGCACCTCGATCGCCCAGCGCGGGTCTTTGGCGATCGCGCTGATGCCGACCAGGCCGAGGGTGAAGCGGGCGTCCGGCGTCTTCTCCGCGGGGTAGGCGCGCAGATCCATCGCGTTGGTCAGCACGTGCAGGCGCGGCGCGTCGGGACCACGTAGCCGGGGCACCGCGGCCACCACCAGGTCGCGCAGGTGGTCGGAGACGAAGACCAGGTCGTCGACCCGGGAGAAGTCGACCAGGTGCGGCCACCAGGTGAAGGCCTCGAAGCTGTGCAGGCGTACGACGACCCGCGTCGTTCCGGGGTCGACGAGGCTTAGCAGGCCGGCCGGCACCGCGCACCAGTCGACGAAGACCGTGTCGGCCCACTCCAGGCCCGGGCCGAACAGCTCCTGCGCCTCCCGGGCGTATTTCGAGTCGCCCATGAGCCGGTGTGCGATCAGCTTCGCGCGCCCGTTGTTGAGGAAC
This genomic interval from Asanoa ferruginea contains the following:
- a CDS encoding glycosyltransferase family 4 protein, which codes for MTSPTRGRVVMIVDNGVVGDSRVQKAARSAADLGWDVVLLGVLGGGSPQETWRIGDAQVRLLRVGRGLGRRPTEFQRSLRRPLAYPPGYQAGYRIQKIKARQAALRERWTALEVAGGRLREVSGKAVLTPLRALAKATSLWVRFRARELRRLKAARENPATPLTRLSIAAWQKLLGDRAWRRLDPGLWDYEIAFAPVIDALAPDIIHAHDFRMVGVGVRARMRARAVGRDTRLLWDAHEFVAGINGRPDNPRWLPGQVSYVAEYAPAADAVVTVSDTLADLLQETHGLASRPRVVLNAPAADPPEKDPSIPTPDLRALCGVGPGTPLLVYSGAVNPSRGVDVMVDALPQLPDAHIALVTLHPSVSVPAADALRERAVALGVADRVHLLPYVPHWQVAEFLAAADVGVVPILHNLNHELALITKFLEYAHARLPIVVSDVRTMAETTRATGQGEVFTAGDVDDYVRAVRAVLADPQRYRAAYDKPALLEAWTWEAQTRVLDESYVELMGGRKSGS